A segment of the Zonotrichia albicollis isolate bZonAlb1 chromosome 34, bZonAlb1.hap1, whole genome shotgun sequence genome:
TGGGAGCTGTTACTGgtgttactgggagcactgggaggtattactgggagcactgggagctgtaactgggaacactgggagatGTTACTGGTGTTgagcactgggagggggaactgggagctgttactgggagcactgggagcactgggagctgttactgggagcactgggagtaCTGGGAGGTGCTACTGGGAGCTGTAACTGGTGTTACTGGGAGCATTGGGAGCTgcaactgggagcactgggagcactgggaacactgagAGCTGttactgggaacactgggaggtGTTACTGGTGttgagcactgggagcactgggagggggaaCTGGGAGCTGTAACTGGTGTAATatggagcactgggagctgtaactgggaacactgggagatGTTACTGGTGTTgagcactgggagggggaaCTGGGAGCTGTTACTGatgttactgggagcactgggagctgttactgggagcactgggagatgttactggtgtcactgggagctgttactgggagcactgggagctgttactgggagcactggggactTTCCCGGGGgtctccatcccctccccacTCCAAGCCGCCATCTCCATTGCAGCCACCAGGGGGCGCTCGCTCCTCCCCGCGCATGCgcactgggagcacagggagctgtaactggtgtcactgggagcTGTTACTGGTGTTACTGGCAGCtgtcactggtgtcactgggagcTGTTACTGGTAGAACTGGGGACTTTCCCGAGGGTCTCCATCCCTTTCTTGGGGGTCTCCATCTCCATTGCAGCCACCAGGGGGCGCTCGCTCCTCCCTGCGCATGCgcactgggagcacagggagctgttAATGGTGTCACTGGGAGCTGttactggtgtcactgggagcactgggagctgttactgggagcactgggagatgttactggtgtcactgggagcTGTTACTGGTGttgagcactgggagcactgggagggggaaGTGGGAGctgttactgggagcactgggagtactgggaggtgttactgggagcactgggaggtgtaactgggagcactgggagctgttaACTGGGAACACTGAGAGATGTTACTGGTGttgagcactgggagcactgggagggggaaGTGGGAGctgttactgggagcactgggagtaCTGGGAGGTGTTACTGGGAGCTGTAACTGGTgtaactgggagcactgggaggtgtaactgggagcactgggagcactgggagctgttactgggagcactgggagctgttaCTGGGAGCTGttactggtgtcactgggagcactgggaggtgtaactgggagcactgggagcactgggagctgttactgggagcactggggactCTCCCGGGGgtctccatcccctccccacTCCAAGCCGCCATCTCCACTGCAGCCACCAGGGGGCACTCGCTCCTCCCCACGCATGCGcagtgggagcactgggagctgttactgggagcactgggagctgttactgggagcactgggagcactgggagctgttaactgggaacactgggagatGTTACTGGTGTTgaacactgggagcactggaaggGGGAAGTGGGAGctgttactgggagcactgggagtaCTGGGAGGTGTTACTGGGAGCTGTAACTGgtgttactgggagcactgggagctgttaCTGGGAGCTGttactggtgtcactgggagcTGTAACTGGTgtaactgggagcactgggaggtgtaactgggagcactgggagctgtcatctggtgtcactgggagctgtcactggtgtcactggtgtcactgggagctgttactgggagcactgggagctgttatctgggaacactgggagatGTTACTGGTGTtgagcactgggagctgttactgggagcactgggagctgttactggtgttactgggagcactgggaggtattactgggagcactgagaGCTGtaactgggaacactgggagatGTTACTGGTGTTgagcactgggagggggaactgggagctgttactgggagcactgggagctgtaACTGGTgtaactgggagcactggggactTTCCCGGGGGTCTCCAGCCCCTCCCCGCTCCAAGCCGCCATCTCCATTGCAGCCACCAGGGGGCGCTCGCTCCCTGCCCGCCGCTGCCTCCCCGCGCATGCGCACTGGGAGctgttactgggagcactgggagctgttactggtgtcactgggagctgtcactggtgtcactggtgtcactgggagctgtccctggtgtccctggtgtccctgggccCATCCCTGCCTCACCTCAGCCACCCTGTCCCCGGCGGGCGCGCTGTGATCCCCGAACCAAGCGAAGAAGCTCCGCGGGGCCGGGGGTCCCTTGTGGGGGCGGCTCCGGGGGTCCTGGCCCTGCCACCACCGGATGGGCGTCGAGTGCGACACCAGGTGAcctgaggggaggggacagcaccGGATGACGTCACTCCTGAACCGCCAAACCccgtgggaatttggggatcccCCTTATCcgcaccccaaaattcacctgagGGTCCCCGCACGAACTCCTTGGCCACGACGTCGTTCTGGAAATAGGGATTGACGCTGAAGAAAAAGCGGATCCGGCACCCGGGGTGGCTCTGCCCAAACTCCTCCACCTGAAAAGGCACCCCCAAATCTCAGGGGGGGTCACAGTACCCCAAAAGTGCCCCCCAAACCTCATTTGGGGTGTCAATGCACCCCAAAAGTCACCCCCAAACCTCAGGGGGGTTACAGCACCCAAAAAGTGCCCCCCAAACTTCACGGGAGTGGTgacagcaccccaaaaatcccccccaaacctcaAAAGTTGCCCCCAAACCTCATTTGAGGTGTCAATGCACCCCAAAAGTGCCCCCAAACCTCAGGGAGGGGTCACagcacccaaaaaatcccccccaaaccccaaaagtGGCCCCCAAATCTCAGGGGGGGTCAATGCACCCCAAAAGTCACCCCCAGATCTCAGGGAGGAGTCACAGCACCCTAAAAGTGCCCCCTAAACTTCATGGGAGTGGTGACAGCACCCCAAAAGtgccccccaaaaatccctcccaaaccccaaaagtGGCCCTCAAATCTCAGGGGGGGgtcacagcaccccaaaaatccctcccaaaccccaaaagtGTCCCCCAAACCTCATTTGAGGTGTCAATGCACCCCAAAAGTGCCCCCCAGATTTCAGGGAGGAGTCACAGCACCCTAAAAGTGCCCCCCAAACTTCATGGGAGTGGTGACAGCACCCCAAAAGTGTCCCCCAAACCTCACAGCACCCCAAAAGTGCCCCCCAGACCTCATTTGAGGGGGGTCACAGCACCCCAAAAgtctcccccaaaccccatttggggtcacagccccccaaaattgcccccaAGCCCCTCCCCAAGCACCTGCAGGCTGGTCATGTAGCTCAGCGCGTCCTCGTCGCGGTCGCTGATCATGGCCGAGAGCTGTGGGTGGTTCAGGAACTGGGCACAGAGAGGGGGTCAAGGAAACTTCTGGAAGTTCCTCCGCGCACCCCGGAACCcccaacattttaaaaaaatgtttaaattttttttttgcttccccCCAAGGATACGGCGGTGACCCAGAAGCCGGGGATGTGCTGGATGAGGCGGTTGCGGCGCTGCAGGTGCGGCCGGCGGCGCAGGCAGAAGCGGGCGCGGAGGCGGCGGAAAGCTCGCGCGGCCTCCTCCTCCACggcctccagctccagctgcacgGCCTCCAGAGCCGCCAGGTACCTCCCCGGGCCTTcgtcccgctcctcctcctcctcctcgtcctcatcatcctcatccagAGAGATCACCGCGCTCTCCTCGCTCACCGCCGCCTTGGCGTTTTGCCCCGCTCCGCCCGTGGGTTCCAGGTTCTCCGCGGGTTCCTcgtcctcctcgtcctcctcgcCGCCTTTCTGCTCTCTGTCCCACCTCTGAGCCCTCTCTGCTTCTTCTCTGGCGGCTTCCAAGCTGCTCTCTGGGTTTCTTGGCCTGGGTCTCGCCGGGGTTTTGGCTTTGCGCCTGTTGGtgcttttcctctcctccaCGCTgcccgggattttgggggtgctcTCCTCCGAGCCCCCCTTGCTCCTTCTGCCCTGCTCCAAGCAGCGAGTGACGGCCGTCTCCAGGCTCCCTCTGCGACCATTGGTGCTCCCAAGGTTCCCTGTGAGCTCCTTGGGGGTCTCCAGACCATCCTGGGCTTCCCTGGGGGTCTCCAAACTTCCCTTGGAATCTGTGGGAGTCTCCAGGACATCGCTGTTCTTCTCCGAGGAGTGAGTGGCAGCAATTTCCAGGTCCTCTCTGGTGGTCTCCATCCCCTCTTTGACCTCTCGGGTGGTCTCCAAACCCTCTTTGATCTCTCTGGTGGTCTCCAAAcccccattttcctcctccgAGCAGTCACTCCTTGTGTTCTGCAGGCTCCCTTTGCATCCGTTGATGGTCTCCAGGTCCCCCTTGGCCTCCTCGGTGGTCGTGACCTCTCCGGTGACTTTCccgggggtctccatccctttCTCGGGGGTCTCCATCCCACTTTTGGGGGTCTCCATCCCACTTTTGGGGGTCTCCAGCCCTTCCCCGGTCACAGCCGCCATTTCCGAGCAGCCGCCAGAGGGCGCTCGCTCgtccccgccgccgcctccccgcgCATGCCCAGACCCGTCACCCCTCGCGCGCGCGCTGCGGCCCTCACCACGACCTCCGGCGGGGGTGGGGGAACGCGCCGTCTCCTCCCCGCTGTtaacggcggcggcggcggagcccgTCCCGGTGGGCTCATCCAGACGGCGGAGCTTGGCCGGGGACGGTCGTTCtgtcccggccccggccccgctcatGGCGGCGGCTCCGGCGCCCGCCACAGGCCGAAAAAGCgcgcgcgccgccgccgccgccgccgaggCCCCGCCCACCCCGCTCGTCACTCGCGCGCTGCCCCCAATTGGCCGGTTGCCATGGAGACTACCGTCACGCGGGGCGGGCGGGAAATGAGCGGCCAATGGGAACGCGCTGCTTTGGCGGGCTCCGGGCAGCGCGGTggacggggctgggggggggagCCGCGCGCGCTTATGCGCAGCGCGAGGAGCGCACGTGCG
Coding sequences within it:
- the LOC141726391 gene encoding uncharacterized protein LOC141726391, yielding MAGRGRSLSPHGRGSRAARTCAPRAAHKRARLPPPAPSTALPGARQSSAFPLAAHFPPAPRDGSLHGNRPIGGSARVTSGVGGASAAAAAARALFRPVAGAGAAAMSGAGAGTERPSPAKLRRLDEPTGTGSAAAAVNSGEETARSPTPAGGRGEGRSARARGDGSGHARGGGGGDERAPSGGCSEMAAVTGEGLETPKSGMETPKSGMETPEKGMETPGKVTGEVTTTEEAKGDLETINGCKGSLQNTRSDCSEEENGGLETTREIKEGLETTREVKEGMETTREDLEIAATHSSEKNSDVLETPTDSKGSLETPREAQDGLETPKELTGNLGSTNGRRGSLETAVTRCLEQGRRSKGGSEESTPKIPGSVEERKSTNRRKAKTPARPRPRNPESSLEAAREEAERAQRWDREQKGGEEDEEDEEPAENLEPTGGAGQNAKAAVSEESAVISLDEDDEDEEEEEERDEGPGRYLAALEAVQLELEAVEEEAARAFRRLRARFCLRRRPHLQRRNRLIQHIPGFWVTAFLNHPQLSAMISDRDEDALSYMTSLQVEEFGQSHPGCRIRFFFSVNPYFQNDVVAKEFVRGPSGHLVSHSTPIRWWQGQDPRSRPHKGPPAPRSFFAWFGDHSAPAGDRVAEIIKDELWPNPLQFYLLGEGPEGPPDSESGEDCVVILDDDEDVQEIPDDGDGSGVEEIPTEEPPVGHRDPKI